Proteins encoded by one window of Deinococcus sp. KSM4-11:
- a CDS encoding DUF2167 domain-containing protein has product MMKPAFMALALAVLGTALATTPAAKPLNYQTGTIKLLGGKATLTTGTTLRYLNAEGARRVIVDEWGNPPEAASDALGMIVPAGIDPGTRDGWAVVVTESKDGHVSDSDAAKTDYSKLMKDMQAATQDSNAEREKAGYGTLELVGWADQPSYDAGSHKMYWAKELAFSDSDTHTLNYAVRILGRDDVLELNAVSGMTQLPQIKKDMAAMLSQVSFNAGARYEDFNGSTDKLAAYGIAGLVGVVAAKKIGLIALLPLLLKKGWIVLVAGLGLFRRMFGRRGTAQA; this is encoded by the coding sequence ATGATGAAACCCGCCTTCATGGCCCTCGCCCTGGCTGTCCTGGGCACGGCGCTCGCCACGACGCCCGCCGCCAAACCGCTGAACTACCAGACGGGCACCATCAAGCTCCTGGGCGGCAAGGCCACCCTGACCACCGGTACCACCCTGCGCTACCTGAACGCCGAGGGCGCGCGGCGCGTGATCGTGGACGAGTGGGGCAATCCGCCCGAAGCGGCCAGCGACGCCCTGGGGATGATCGTTCCCGCCGGCATCGACCCCGGTACCAGGGACGGCTGGGCGGTGGTCGTCACTGAGAGCAAGGACGGGCATGTGAGCGACAGCGACGCCGCCAAGACCGACTACAGCAAACTGATGAAGGACATGCAGGCCGCGACCCAGGACAGTAACGCCGAGCGCGAGAAGGCCGGGTACGGCACCCTGGAACTCGTCGGCTGGGCCGATCAGCCCAGCTACGATGCGGGCTCGCACAAGATGTACTGGGCGAAGGAACTCGCCTTCAGCGACAGTGACACCCATACCCTGAACTACGCCGTGCGCATCCTGGGCCGCGACGACGTGCTGGAACTCAACGCCGTGTCCGGCATGACCCAGCTTCCGCAGATCAAGAAGGACATGGCCGCCATGCTGTCGCAGGTGTCCTTCAACGCCGGCGCCCGCTACGAGGACTTCAACGGCAGCACCGACAAGCTCGCCGCCTACGGCATCGCCGGGCTGGTCGGCGTGGTCGCCGCGAAGAAGATCGGCCTGATCGCCCTGCTGCCTCTGCTGTTGAAGAAAGGCTGGATCGTGCTCGTCGCCGGCCTGGGCCTCTTCCGCCGGATGTTCGGCCGGCGGGGCACAGCGCAGGCGTAA
- a CDS encoding pseudouridine-5'-phosphate glycosidase translates to MTDPLRIRPEVAAHLDLHPEVAAALNAGRAVVALESTIISHGMPFPQNVEMARGVEDVVRAHGAVPATIAVLGGRLKVGLTADELHLLATDKGVDKISTRDLPVTVALGRHGATTVASTMRIASLAGIRVFATGGTGGVHRGAQDTMDVSADLLELARTDVCVVSAGVKSILDIGLTLEVLETQGVPAITLGSEEFPAFYSRHSGFKSPLSVQTPEEAARVLRAKWTLGLSGGVLLANPVPAESEIPAAEITPHIEQALRDMDALGLTGKDTTPYLLGRIVEITGGRSLDTNIALVRHNAMVAAQVAVAYAALG, encoded by the coding sequence ATGACTGATCCGTTGAGAATTCGCCCCGAAGTTGCCGCCCACCTGGATCTCCACCCGGAGGTCGCCGCCGCGCTGAACGCCGGACGCGCGGTGGTGGCGCTGGAGAGCACCATCATCAGCCACGGCATGCCGTTTCCGCAGAACGTGGAGATGGCGCGCGGCGTGGAGGACGTGGTGCGCGCGCACGGCGCGGTGCCCGCCACCATCGCCGTGCTGGGCGGTCGCCTGAAGGTGGGCCTGACCGCCGATGAACTGCACCTGCTTGCTACAGACAAAGGCGTGGACAAGATCAGCACCCGCGACCTCCCGGTGACGGTCGCCCTGGGCCGGCACGGGGCGACCACGGTGGCCTCGACCATGCGGATCGCGTCGCTGGCGGGCATCCGCGTGTTCGCCACGGGCGGCACGGGCGGCGTGCACCGGGGCGCGCAGGACACCATGGACGTCAGCGCCGACCTGCTGGAGCTCGCCCGGACGGACGTGTGCGTGGTGAGCGCGGGCGTGAAGAGCATCCTCGACATCGGCCTGACGCTGGAGGTGCTGGAAACGCAGGGCGTGCCCGCCATCACCCTGGGCAGCGAGGAGTTCCCGGCGTTCTATTCGCGCCATAGCGGCTTCAAGTCCCCGCTGAGCGTGCAGACGCCCGAAGAGGCGGCCCGCGTGCTCAGGGCAAAATGGACGCTGGGCCTGTCGGGCGGCGTGCTCCTCGCCAATCCCGTGCCCGCCGAGTCCGAGATTCCCGCCGCCGAGATCACCCCGCATATTGAGCAGGCGCTGCGCGACATGGACGCCCTGGGCCTGACCGGGAAGGACACCACGCCGTACCTGCTGGGCCGCATCGTAGAAATCACGGGCGGGCGCAGCCTGGACACGAACATCGCCCTGGTGCGGCATAACGCGATGGTGGCCGCGCAGGTGGCCGTGGCCTACGCGGCACTGGGCTAA
- a CDS encoding PfkB family carbohydrate kinase codes for MPLTDTESALLALIRDTPMATPEELARRLGSTRAAVNVHVSHLVKKGALLGRGYLLPLDEGVRRVVVVGGANMDVKARTLARAVPGTSNPGVTGQAPGGVARNVAENLARLGVSVSLISVVGRDALGDSLLRATEAAGVDVRPVLRAAGVGTGTYTAVLDADGELLVAVAAMEAIEALTPAAVQERRGTLRGAAWVVADGNLPEPTLTHLLTLAAEADVPVVFEPVSVPKAARLRSALAAGLAPYAVTPNVPELAVLVDHDVTDDPASIRAAATELHAQGVALVWVRRGGQGSLLSGPDGVHELPALPAAVRDVTGAGDAMLAAFLAALATGLPPVEAARHGHAAAAITIESDHAVSPTLTPAAIRARLT; via the coding sequence ATGCCCCTGACCGACACCGAATCTGCGCTCCTGGCCCTGATCCGGGACACTCCGATGGCCACGCCGGAGGAACTGGCCCGTCGCCTGGGCTCGACGCGCGCGGCGGTGAACGTGCATGTCAGCCATCTGGTGAAGAAGGGCGCGCTGCTCGGCCGGGGGTATCTGCTGCCGCTGGACGAGGGTGTCCGGCGGGTCGTGGTGGTGGGCGGCGCGAACATGGACGTGAAGGCGCGGACGCTGGCCAGGGCGGTGCCGGGCACGAGCAATCCGGGCGTGACCGGTCAGGCCCCAGGCGGCGTGGCCCGGAACGTGGCCGAGAACCTCGCGCGGCTGGGCGTGTCCGTGTCGCTGATCTCGGTGGTGGGCCGGGACGCCCTGGGCGACTCGCTGCTGCGGGCCACCGAGGCGGCGGGCGTGGACGTGCGCCCGGTGCTGCGCGCAGCGGGCGTGGGAACCGGCACCTATACGGCCGTGCTGGACGCGGATGGGGAACTGCTGGTGGCCGTGGCGGCGATGGAGGCCATCGAGGCGCTGACTCCGGCGGCGGTGCAGGAACGCCGGGGCACGCTGCGCGGTGCGGCCTGGGTGGTGGCCGACGGCAACCTGCCAGAGCCGACGCTGACGCACCTGCTGACCCTGGCGGCCGAGGCGGACGTGCCTGTGGTGTTTGAGCCGGTGAGCGTGCCCAAGGCCGCGCGGCTGCGCTCCGCGCTGGCCGCAGGACTGGCGCCCTACGCCGTCACGCCGAACGTGCCGGAACTGGCCGTCCTGGTGGATCACGACGTGACCGACGATCCGGCTTCGATCCGTGCGGCCGCCACGGAACTGCATGCCCAGGGCGTGGCGCTGGTGTGGGTGCGCCGGGGTGGGCAAGGCAGCCTGCTGTCCGGCCCGGACGGCGTTCACGAGCTTCCCGCCCTGCCGGCCGCCGTTCGGGACGTGACCGGCGCCGGGGACGCGATGCTCGCGGCCTTCCTGGCGGCCCTTGCAACTGGCCTGCCGCCGGTCGAGGCGGCGCGGCACGGGCACGCGGCGGCGGCCATCACCATCGAGAGCGACCACGCGGTCTCCCCTACCCTGACCCCGGCGGCCATCCGGGCCCGCCTGACCTGA
- a CDS encoding CoA ester lyase, with the protein MTPRPLRTVLYVPGDKPRAIEKARTLNADAIILDLEDAVAPEHKAHARDNVREALGTRWPMPVMVRVNGIGSAWEHDDRELALTAGAAGIVLPKVEAAQAVHELSLGLPLWAMIETPLGVLNAAALAALPGVAGLLVGANDLARALRTRADPDRLPLLHALGAVVLAARAHGKIPLDAVYNDVRDPEGFGNECRQGRTLGFAGKTVIHPDQIDPANAAYGVTDDEAHTARALIDAWTAARAEGRSVATYQGALVEQMHVDEAQDVLALWEGTRGR; encoded by the coding sequence ATGACGCCCCGCCCCCTCAGAACCGTGCTGTACGTGCCGGGCGACAAGCCCCGCGCCATCGAGAAGGCCCGCACGCTCAACGCCGACGCCATCATCCTCGACCTGGAGGACGCCGTCGCCCCCGAGCACAAGGCCCACGCACGCGATAATGTCCGGGAGGCCCTGGGCACCCGCTGGCCGATGCCGGTCATGGTGCGTGTGAACGGCATCGGCAGCGCGTGGGAACACGACGACCGCGAACTGGCCCTGACCGCCGGGGCCGCCGGGATCGTCCTGCCGAAGGTCGAGGCTGCCCAGGCCGTTCACGAATTGAGCCTGGGCCTGCCGCTGTGGGCCATGATCGAGACGCCCCTGGGCGTGCTGAACGCCGCTGCCCTTGCCGCCCTGCCGGGCGTGGCGGGCCTGCTGGTCGGCGCGAACGACCTGGCCCGTGCCCTCCGGACGCGGGCGGATCCGGATCGCCTTCCGCTGCTGCACGCCCTGGGCGCCGTGGTGCTCGCCGCCCGCGCCCACGGCAAGATTCCCCTGGACGCCGTATACAACGATGTCCGCGACCCCGAAGGCTTCGGGAACGAATGTCGGCAGGGCCGCACGCTGGGCTTCGCGGGCAAGACGGTCATTCATCCGGATCAGATTGACCCTGCGAATGCCGCCTACGGTGTCACCGACGACGAGGCCCATACCGCCCGTGCGCTGATCGACGCCTGGACTGCGGCCCGCGCCGAAGGCAGGAGCGTCGCCACTTACCAGGGTGCGCTGGTCGAGCAGATGCACGTAGACGAGGCACAGGACGTCCTGGCCCTGTGGGAAGGAACGCGAGGTCGCTAG
- a CDS encoding NAD(P)/FAD-dependent oxidoreductase, translated as MTAEAALDVLIVGAGLAGLAAARDLRASGRRVRVLDKSRGVSGRAATRRVSLSDGTGARLDHGARFFTARHDRTQQLVQAGLNDPWLREWARGFALWEHGTVSEPTDGHPRYVPWEGMSALGKELAHGLEIQTGVTITRLERQGSLWEVSDASGVVARAPTVILNVPAPQLGPLLTGLDIHVPDVEYAPAWAAGIVLRNDIEARWPALELRGHPVLEWIAREHTKRPAGHPPALVLQATPEWSRANLERTPDDVLPELLEAARRVLGDLPDSHTAFAHRWRYATPTHRAPGAGVWDATLALGLCGDSFTPDAHGPRVEAALLSGWWLAEQITA; from the coding sequence ATGACTGCTGAAGCGGCGCTGGACGTTCTGATCGTCGGGGCCGGACTCGCTGGACTGGCTGCCGCCCGTGACCTGAGGGCCAGCGGGCGGCGTGTGCGCGTGCTGGACAAGTCCAGGGGAGTCTCCGGCCGGGCGGCGACGCGCCGCGTCAGCCTCTCGGATGGCACGGGCGCGCGACTGGATCACGGGGCGCGGTTCTTCACCGCCCGGCACGACCGCACGCAGCAGCTCGTCCAGGCTGGTCTGAATGACCCCTGGCTGCGCGAGTGGGCACGTGGGTTCGCGCTCTGGGAGCACGGCACGGTATCGGAGCCGACGGACGGCCATCCCCGGTACGTCCCCTGGGAGGGCATGAGCGCTCTCGGGAAGGAACTTGCACACGGCCTGGAAATCCAGACGGGGGTGACGATCACGCGCCTGGAACGGCAGGGCAGCCTGTGGGAAGTATCCGACGCCTCGGGTGTGGTCGCCCGCGCGCCTACAGTCATCCTGAACGTCCCTGCCCCGCAACTCGGGCCCCTGCTGACCGGGCTGGACATCCACGTGCCGGACGTGGAGTACGCGCCGGCCTGGGCGGCTGGGATCGTGCTCCGGAACGATATCGAAGCCCGCTGGCCTGCCCTGGAACTGCGCGGTCACCCGGTGCTGGAATGGATCGCCCGCGAGCACACCAAGCGCCCCGCCGGGCACCCGCCCGCGCTGGTGCTGCAGGCCACGCCCGAGTGGTCACGGGCGAACCTAGAACGCACGCCGGACGACGTCCTGCCGGAACTGCTGGAGGCGGCCCGCCGCGTTCTGGGCGACCTCCCGGACAGCCACACCGCCTTCGCGCACCGCTGGCGCTACGCCACGCCCACACACCGCGCCCCCGGCGCCGGCGTGTGGGATGCGACGCTGGCCCTGGGGCTGTGCGGCGACAGCTTCACGCCCGACGCGCACGGCCCGCGCGTCGAGGCCGCCCTGCTGAGCGGCTGGTGGCTCGCGGAGCAGATCACCGCCTAG